TGAAAAGTCGCGTTTATTGGAAGCATGCCAGCCAGTTCGCATTTGGCTGCGTCGCGAGCTATTTTGCTCtctgatagagatagagagcgtCCACCATTGGTTATACTACTCTTAACTTTTATCaagtgtatgcatatatgtattatgtatggtattatgtatgtatatgtatgcatatatgtatatctatgtatatatatgcacacgtCTAAATACGTGCGTATTTATACGtacgcgtgtatgtatatgtgtttataggtatgataaaaagaagaagaagaagaagaaaaaaaaaaagaaaatagacaaacaaacaaaaaatttatcgatcgagaatCATACGTTATCCTTTATCGATCACCACCCATTACGAGAAAACAACGGGACGGTGATTTTTCCGTAAGAGTTGTAGTTTCGTCCAATGTACCAAAATTCGCACGCAACAATACTTCGGCTATAATCCTTTCGGCAATGATGCACTGTCGTTCGGtagattttttcaatttcgatGCGACGTAAAGACCGAACGTTTCCAAATCGTCGGACGTAGAACAAGCAACGATCCTTCTGGTAGGTGAGACGTCGTAAGCCGATTGCGTCATAGTAGACCTCGTGCAATGATCTCTCTCGCATTCagaatgttttcttttattcgaagCCGGTAGATCGATAGTCGATGATGAATATTCCATTCCATAAGATCCTTCAGTTCCAAGGATCACAGGACGAAAGCTATTCGGTGTATTCGATCTCGATGGTATCGGTGACGGTGGTTCTATTTTTTCTGCATCGTTATGTATCAACTAaaacaatgttttttttttacgaattattacctctttctttctttcttccttttcatcattttttttttatttattattaaaatatacgtGAAAAAAACGTGTCTGTAGGTATACGAATTAATAcgatatggaaaaaaagatatcttcAAAGAATAGAAATCCATTGAATTGTTCATTTCATTTAAGACAATTATCTACATGTATTCGTATCAACAtgtgttttatatacatatgtatatatatatgtatatctgtatgtacgcacgtacgtatgtatatgtatgcatttataCGATTTATGTTAAACACAGTACAGTGATATAAACGTATTCTCgagtataaaaattaaaaatagagatagatatgatatatatgcaCGAAGCTACTAGACAGTGTTTCGAACATTGTTTCTAATTTACATGTAATTTCCTGCGTGACTCGCAGAGAATCACCGAGTTTTCGGATCGATAGAGTCTCTCCTTCgaagtgtgtgagagagaagaagaagaagagagagagagagagagagagagagagggagggagaaagagagagatgcaaaTTCACGgaaattatattagaattcGAGACAACGTAAATTCACGTCCACATCATCGACTTCGTCTCTTTACGATCGATTGAACATGATAAGTAACGTCGTTTACGGTCTctgcttctcttttctctatacTCTCTTTTAATATCTCATACACGATCGAAGTAGACACATCGAGTGCTTCTTCTTCGATAGACAATCTTCTTGGACCTCTCGATATCGAATGGAATTCTCGTAACACGAACGTTGAGTATGAAAAAACATGTACGAAGcaaaaatttatcaatgtttacacacacgcatgcgcacatacaaatatatgttggtatgtgtatgtacgtgtatgtactgtaataagaaaaataatatcaacatcgttgagatacatatatcgtaatattaatatactcatacatacatacatacatacatacatacatatatatatatgtatgtatatatatataattaaaatcaatcgtACCGTTTCATCGTTCGACAAATTCGTCCcactattttcttccttcgacaTAATTTCAGACTTTCCAGACAAAATATCTTCGTTATTTTGTTCAGCGACAAACTTCAAAAGATCGTAATACCATAACGAagatttatattgattttgttGATCTCCAGTAGCACTTTGCGAGCTTTTAACTTTATTGTACTCCCTTCTGAAGGCCGTTCTCAAAGTGTTGATCTTTCTGATCACAGTATTCCTATCCGCAGTTTCGTTTACCTCGCGTAATTTTTGTGCAAGGACATCGTATGCACGACTTCGAAGAAGTCTATCCTTGTAACCCTTGCACCTGAGCTGCCATAGGCAAGGTTGAGCACGGTAAAGCTGAATGAATTCCGCTAGGAACTCGTGCGTGTATCCAACAAGATCCGTCGACGACATATCCTTGAAACTTTCTACAAACCGGTCCCCGAATAAAGGACTATTTTTCAGGCCTTAAAACTAGTATTAGTTCTTCTAAATATTATCCCccgaaattataatatctatttcatttttcttaaagtCCATTGAACAATTACGACCTTCGTTTCTCATGAAAAATAACTCTACGATCTTTTTGTTTATCCTCGAATAACCACGATCGTATAAATCtaatctttattcttcttctttttttttcggaaaaatttctctctttactctcccttattttcctttattcacTTCTCATAAagattattatcttatttctaaaaagacgaagacagagagacagagagacagagagaaataataattataataacaatactcgagcaaataatattattaatatcatccttcatttatttttcctttctttcttttctttcttattccttgaaaaatattactatcgatcttttctgttcgttaaatattatacttgatctcccttttgaaatattattctcaatattattcttcaaatatgacttcttcttcttcttctttttcgtcgttctcttgattattattctctagtcttgaaattattttttattacgtttctcGTAGAATGGACTCACCTCGCGTCAAACAAGATGGAATCTATGGCGACTGGCAGATAAATTCAGTCAGTGGATCGACAACAGCGACGGAACAACACACGTGACACGTTCTACGCACACGGGTCGACTGAGGCCCCAACAACCAGTTTCTCTTCTCCCAACCGTCCATATCGGCTAGCAAGCATCGGAGTAGTGGTGTGTACGCTCTTGTTTGTCCATGTTGCTCTACTCTATGGTAAACGCGCCTGCGTTGAGGAGTTTGCTCAAACCAAGATGACCGACGCATTTTATTTCTACGCTGTGTTTGGATGggtttgctttctctctctctctctctctctctctctctctctttccctctccctctctctctctctttctctctctttctatctatctatctctctctatcttttacaCTAGAAGCCTTGTATCATCGTTAAAATGATCGACCAACGTCATCGTTTTATTCTTGGAGCGTGACCAAACCACGTGATACTTATCGAACGCATTTGTCCAAACACGTGCATACCGGGTgactcgataaaaaataaaaaaataacaaagaaattatcgGAAGAATCACGGATTTGTAAACACGTGGCTtttaatcgatcttttctttctttctttctttctttctttctttctttctttctttctttcttttttgtaatataatcgaatcgaatatgGCCACGACGATCCATCCGTTCGTTTCATTCGTAATTCATTAGATAAAGATATTCGTGTTCGTTTAAACGAATGTAAGAAGTTTTACATAAGACTCGTGAACTTCGGcacaaaattgtataaacGTCATACTCCCATTctcctctcttcccttctctctctcttttttttcccctctcttttctcaagCCAATCGGAGCGTCGATCGTAAAATTGATACATGCTCGCGAGTATGAAACGTCAGCAAAAAATAGTTAATATGTATGTCCTCTTCCCCTGAACCAAATGTTCAACATTAATTCTAAATgtattagtttcttttttttttctctttctctctctctctctctctctctctgtctctctgtctctttctatttttctgtctctctatttttttcttcttt
This DNA window, taken from Vespula vulgaris chromosome 19, iyVesVulg1.1, whole genome shotgun sequence, encodes the following:
- the LOC127070664 gene encoding uncharacterized protein LOC127070664 → MSSTDLVGYTHEFLAEFIQLYRAQPCLWQLRCKGYKDRLLRSRAYDVLAQKLREVNETADRNTVIRKINTLRTAFRREYNKVKSSQSATGDQQNQYKSSLWYYDLLKFVAEQNNEDILSGKSEIMSKEENSGTNLSNDETLIHNDAEKIEPPSPIPSRSNTPNSFRPVILGTEGSYGMEYSSSTIDLPASNKRKHSECERDHCTRSTMTQSAYDVSPTRRIVACSTSDDLETFGLYVASKLKKSTERQCIIAERIIAEVLLRANFGTLDETTTLTEKSPSRCFLVMGGDR